The proteins below come from a single Agromyces flavus genomic window:
- the cofE gene encoding coenzyme F420-0:L-glutamate ligase — MAGGTERRGDVRYSIEGIEGLPEIEAGADLAALITAALPSPLEDGDILVITSKVVSKAEGRVVRADDREQAITDETVRVVATRDNPGGVPTRIVENRLGIIGAAAGVDASNAPEGTVLLLPIDPDASARAIATGIRSLTGAQVGVLLSDTLGRPWREGQTDIAIGAAGVHVFDDLRGRSDASGKPLAVTMPCVADELASAAELVKGKAAGVPVAIVRGLGRFVGDLDLPGARSIVRPADRDMFRQGADEAYDDGYRAGFDEAQAEGVLRDA; from the coding sequence ATGGCAGGAGGAACCGAGCGGAGGGGTGACGTGAGGTACAGCATCGAAGGCATCGAGGGCCTGCCCGAGATCGAGGCGGGCGCCGACCTCGCCGCGCTCATCACGGCGGCGCTGCCCTCGCCACTCGAGGACGGCGACATCCTCGTCATCACCTCGAAGGTCGTCTCGAAGGCCGAGGGCCGTGTCGTCCGGGCCGACGACCGCGAGCAGGCGATCACCGACGAGACCGTGCGCGTCGTCGCGACGCGCGACAATCCGGGCGGCGTTCCGACCCGTATCGTCGAGAACCGCCTCGGCATCATCGGCGCGGCCGCCGGGGTCGACGCGTCGAACGCGCCCGAGGGCACGGTGCTGCTCCTGCCGATCGACCCGGATGCCTCCGCACGGGCGATCGCCACCGGCATCCGCTCGCTCACCGGCGCGCAGGTCGGCGTGCTCCTGTCCGACACGCTGGGCCGGCCCTGGCGCGAGGGCCAGACCGACATCGCGATCGGCGCGGCGGGCGTGCACGTCTTCGACGACCTGAGGGGTCGCTCGGATGCCTCGGGCAAGCCGCTCGCCGTGACGATGCCGTGCGTGGCCGACGAGCTCGCGAGCGCGGCCGAGCTCGTGAAGGGCAAGGCCGCGGGCGTACCCGTCGCGATCGTGCGCGGACTCGGGCGCTTCGTCGGCGACCTCGACCTGCCCGGCGCGCGCTCCATCGTGCGGCCCGCCGACCGCGACATGTTCCGCCAGGGCGCCGACGAGGCGTACGACGACGGATACCGCGCCGGCTTCGACGAGGCGCAGGCCGAGGGCGTGCTGCGCGACGCCTGA
- a CDS encoding TIGR03557 family F420-dependent LLM class oxidoreductase: MRPHLGYAVMLERFPPAEAVALAALAEQHGFRGTMASDHFQPWLPSHGQSGFVWSVLGAIGQATTGDFGPGVTTPSFRMHPAVVAQASATLAAMHPGRHWLGIGSGEAINEHVTGAYWPEPAERIARMFEAVDVIRKLFAASAAGRDIRHSGEFFKLESSRLWTMPERAPEILIATQGPVTARRAGRTADGLITTNAPADRLAALLARFAEGAREGGRDASRMPRVLQLNLAWAPTDEEAMADALAEWPIGALRFPRGDIRSPFEVEQLTRTVRPEDFAGRMVVSADPDVHRANLQRHLDLGFTRIYLHNAGRDQARFLEVFGRDVLPGLRA, translated from the coding sequence GTGCGCCCCCACCTCGGCTATGCCGTCATGCTCGAGCGGTTCCCGCCCGCCGAGGCGGTCGCGCTCGCCGCGCTCGCCGAGCAGCACGGGTTCCGCGGCACCATGGCGAGCGACCACTTCCAGCCCTGGCTGCCCTCGCACGGCCAGTCCGGCTTCGTGTGGAGCGTGCTCGGGGCGATCGGGCAGGCGACCACGGGCGACTTCGGCCCGGGCGTCACGACGCCGTCGTTCCGGATGCATCCGGCCGTCGTCGCCCAGGCGTCGGCGACGCTCGCGGCCATGCACCCTGGCCGGCACTGGCTCGGCATCGGGTCCGGTGAGGCGATCAACGAGCACGTCACGGGCGCGTACTGGCCCGAGCCCGCCGAGCGCATCGCGCGCATGTTCGAGGCGGTCGACGTGATCCGCAAGCTGTTCGCGGCGTCGGCGGCGGGGCGCGACATCCGGCATTCGGGGGAGTTCTTCAAGCTCGAGTCGTCGCGGCTCTGGACGATGCCCGAGCGGGCGCCCGAGATCCTCATCGCGACGCAGGGTCCGGTGACGGCCCGGCGGGCGGGGCGCACCGCCGACGGGCTCATCACGACGAACGCGCCGGCCGACCGCCTGGCCGCCCTGCTCGCGCGCTTCGCCGAGGGTGCGCGCGAGGGCGGGCGCGATGCGAGCCGCATGCCGAGGGTGCTGCAGCTCAACCTCGCCTGGGCGCCGACCGACGAGGAGGCGATGGCCGACGCGCTCGCCGAGTGGCCGATCGGCGCGCTCCGGTTCCCGCGCGGCGACATCCGCTCGCCGTTCGAGGTCGAGCAGCTCACGCGCACGGTGCGCCCCGAGGACTTCGCGGGTCGCATGGTCGTCTCGGCCGACCCCGACGTGCACCGTGCGAACCTGCAGCGCCACCTCGACCTCGGGTTCACGCGCATCTACCTGCACAACGCGGGCCGTGACCAGGCGCGGTTCCTCGAGGTGTTCGGGCGCGACGTGCTGCCGGGGCTGCGCGCATGA
- a CDS encoding glycosyltransferase family protein produces the protein MSAAASVFPHGREGSARPGGAAPRSVPPEAASSSAASESGRADAAAWTIVIPVKSLTAAKTRLAPEHSPAERAALARAFALDTVDAARAAGSVRRVVVVSDEPVIERELREVPGVEVVPEVGPRGLAAAIARGIAVARAGSRAAGGRSPLDVTDERSRMHGAADHVGRLDSAVASGGAPLLAEGSRMHGAADHPRRLDSAGSGGGAALDAEGSGMQGAADHPRRLDSAVASGGAPLDAERPGTHGAADHPRRLGADAGAEAAETAVAVLLGDMPSVRATELDAALEVAARHPLAFVPDAEGTGTTLATARAGMPFDAHFGQDSAARHRTAGFADLAAEHPASIGPGLRRDVDTAAELREAVALGVGARTSTVLRAMPDLAEGPLPRHPLDPSIAPHGADRKAAS, from the coding sequence ATGAGCGCGGCGGCCTCGGTCTTCCCGCACGGGCGGGAGGGGTCCGCGCGGCCGGGAGGAGCCGCGCCCCGATCCGTTCCTCCCGAGGCCGCGAGTTCCTCCGCCGCGAGCGAGAGCGGGCGAGCGGATGCCGCGGCGTGGACGATCGTGATCCCCGTGAAGTCCCTGACGGCTGCCAAGACCCGGCTCGCGCCCGAGCACTCCCCGGCCGAACGCGCGGCACTCGCGCGCGCGTTCGCCCTCGACACCGTGGACGCGGCGCGCGCCGCCGGCTCGGTGCGCCGCGTGGTCGTCGTCTCCGACGAGCCCGTCATCGAGCGCGAGCTCCGCGAGGTGCCCGGGGTCGAGGTCGTGCCCGAGGTCGGCCCGCGCGGCCTCGCGGCCGCGATCGCGCGTGGCATCGCGGTCGCCCGGGCGGGCTCGCGCGCCGCCGGTGGGCGCAGCCCGCTCGACGTGACCGACGAGAGGTCGCGGATGCACGGTGCGGCCGACCATGTGGGACGTCTCGATTCGGCCGTGGCGTCTGGCGGCGCCCCGCTGTTGGCCGAAGGGTCGCGGATGCACGGTGCGGCCGACCATCCGCGACGTCTCGATTCGGCCGGGTCGGGCGGCGGCGCCGCGCTGGATGCCGAAGGGTCGGGGATGCAGGGTGCGGCCGACCATCCGCGACGTCTCGATTCGGCCGTGGCGTCTGGCGGCGCCCCGCTGGATGCCGAGAGGCCGGGGACGCACGGTGCGGCCGACCACCCGCGACGTCTCGGTGCCGACGCGGGTGCCGAGGCGGCGGAGACCGCGGTCGCGGTGCTCCTCGGCGACATGCCCTCGGTGCGGGCGACCGAACTCGACGCCGCGCTCGAGGTCGCGGCGCGACATCCGCTCGCCTTCGTGCCCGACGCCGAGGGCACCGGCACCACGCTCGCGACCGCGCGCGCGGGAATGCCGTTCGACGCCCACTTCGGGCAGGACTCCGCGGCGCGCCACCGCACAGCCGGCTTCGCGGATCTCGCCGCCGAGCACCCCGCGTCGATCGGTCCGGGACTCCGCCGCGACGTCGACACCGCCGCCGAGCTGCGCGAGGCCGTCGCGCTCGGGGTGGGGGCGCGCACGTCCACGGTGCTGCGCGCCATGCCCGACCTCGCCGAGGGGCCTCTCCCCCGGCATCCGCTCGACCCATCGATCGCGCCGCACGGCGCAGACAGGAAGGCCGCCTCATGA
- the fgd gene encoding glucose-6-phosphate dehydrogenase (coenzyme-F420), whose product MTLTLGYKASAEQFDPRELVEIAVAAEAHGMESVWTSDHFQPWRHTGGHAPFSLTWMAAVGERTSNVKIGTSVMTPTFRYNPAVLAQAFASLGVMYPDRVIAGFGTGEALNEIATGFRGAGEQDWPEFRERFARLRESVRLMRTLWNGERVNFEGEYYSTHDASIYDKPEGGVPVYIAAGGPTVAKYAGRAGDGFICTSGKGSELYVDQLIPAVKEGAEAGGREYDGIDRMIEIKLSYEESHGDALDNCRFWSPLSLSKEQKHDITDPVEMEQAADALPIEEIAGRWIVGSDPDEVVDDIIQYVDWGFNHLVFHAPGHDQRRFLELFERDLAPRIRAAA is encoded by the coding sequence ATGACGCTCACCCTCGGATACAAGGCCAGCGCCGAGCAGTTCGATCCGCGCGAGCTCGTCGAGATCGCCGTCGCGGCCGAGGCGCACGGCATGGAGTCGGTGTGGACGAGCGACCACTTCCAGCCGTGGCGGCACACGGGCGGACACGCGCCGTTCTCGCTCACGTGGATGGCCGCGGTGGGCGAGCGCACGTCGAACGTGAAGATCGGCACGAGCGTCATGACGCCGACGTTCCGGTACAACCCGGCGGTGCTCGCGCAGGCGTTCGCGTCGCTCGGCGTGATGTACCCCGATCGCGTCATCGCGGGCTTCGGCACGGGTGAGGCGCTCAACGAGATCGCGACCGGCTTCCGCGGCGCCGGCGAGCAGGACTGGCCCGAGTTCCGCGAGCGGTTCGCACGGCTCCGCGAGTCGGTGCGGCTCATGCGCACGCTCTGGAACGGCGAACGCGTGAACTTCGAGGGCGAGTACTACTCGACGCACGACGCATCGATCTACGACAAGCCCGAGGGCGGCGTGCCCGTCTACATCGCGGCGGGCGGGCCGACCGTGGCGAAGTACGCGGGGCGTGCGGGCGACGGCTTCATCTGCACGTCGGGCAAGGGATCGGAGCTCTACGTGGACCAGCTCATCCCGGCGGTCAAGGAGGGCGCTGAGGCGGGAGGTCGGGAGTACGACGGCATCGACCGGATGATCGAGATCAAGCTGTCGTACGAGGAGTCGCACGGCGACGCGCTCGACAACTGCCGCTTCTGGTCGCCGCTGTCGCTCTCGAAGGAGCAGAAGCACGACATCACCGACCCCGTCGAGATGGAGCAGGCCGCCGACGCGCTGCCGATCGAGGAGATCGCGGGCCGCTGGATCGTGGGGTCCGACCCGGACGAAGTCGTGGACGACATCATCCAGTACGTGGACTGGGGCTTCAACCACCTCGTCTTCCACGCGCCGGGACACGACCAGCGCCGTTTCCTCGAGCTGTTCGAGCGCGACCTGGCGCCGCGCATCCGCGCCGCGGCCTGA